In Niallia sp. FSL W8-0635, one genomic interval encodes:
- the leuC gene encoding 3-isopropylmalate dehydratase large subunit, with product MGKSIIDKIWEKHIVHREEGKPDLLYIDLHLVHEVTSPQAFSGLRMKNRKVRRPDRTFATMDHNVPTINRFKIDDEIALNQMTTLEKNCLEFNIPLAGLDSPEQGIVHVIGPELGLTQPGKTIVCGDSHTSTHGAFGALAFGIGTSEVEHVLATQTLWQTRPKTLKIEINGMLAQGVNAKDVILYILSKYGVNFGTGHVIEYTGDVIRNLSMEERLTICNMSIEGGARAGLICPDETTFSYLKGRKHAPVNWEKVVEEWRDLVSDEDAYYDKVIMIDGNDIAPMVSWGTNPSMTAKVDEKIPSADNFQDETDRRALHISLQYMGLKEGMAITDIAIQHVFIGSCTNSRIEDLRQAASMIKGKKVYPGVRALVVPGSQKVKKQAEQEELDKLFVEAGFEWRDAGCSMCLSMNNDVVPSGEHCASTSNRNFEGRQGAGARTHLVSPAMAAAAALNGRFVDIRKMNAELQATT from the coding sequence ATGGGGAAATCCATTATCGATAAAATTTGGGAAAAACATATAGTACACAGAGAAGAAGGGAAGCCAGATTTATTATATATTGATCTGCATCTTGTTCATGAAGTTACCTCTCCACAGGCATTTTCCGGTTTAAGAATGAAAAATCGAAAAGTGAGAAGACCAGATCGCACATTTGCAACAATGGATCATAATGTACCAACCATTAACCGCTTTAAAATAGATGATGAAATTGCTTTGAATCAGATGACTACCTTGGAAAAAAACTGTTTGGAATTTAATATTCCTTTAGCAGGTCTAGATAGTCCTGAACAAGGGATTGTTCATGTAATTGGTCCTGAACTGGGATTAACACAGCCTGGAAAAACAATCGTTTGTGGGGATAGTCATACATCAACACATGGAGCTTTTGGAGCCCTTGCTTTTGGAATAGGTACAAGTGAAGTAGAGCATGTTCTTGCAACACAAACACTTTGGCAAACTAGACCAAAAACGTTAAAAATAGAGATTAATGGAATGCTTGCACAGGGTGTAAATGCAAAAGATGTCATTCTTTATATACTTTCTAAATACGGAGTTAATTTTGGAACTGGCCATGTTATTGAATATACTGGGGATGTTATTCGCAACCTTTCGATGGAAGAAAGATTAACTATTTGTAATATGTCCATTGAAGGTGGGGCGCGTGCAGGGTTAATTTGTCCAGATGAAACGACTTTTTCTTATTTAAAAGGTAGAAAACACGCACCAGTGAACTGGGAGAAAGTAGTGGAAGAATGGCGTGATTTAGTTTCTGACGAAGATGCATATTACGATAAAGTTATTATGATTGATGGAAATGATATTGCGCCAATGGTGAGTTGGGGTACGAACCCTTCTATGACTGCTAAAGTAGATGAGAAGATTCCTTCAGCAGATAATTTTCAAGATGAAACAGATCGCCGTGCCTTACATATTTCCCTACAGTATATGGGGCTAAAAGAAGGAATGGCTATTACGGATATCGCAATTCAGCATGTGTTTATAGGTTCTTGTACGAATTCTAGAATAGAAGATTTACGACAAGCAGCAAGTATGATTAAAGGGAAAAAGGTATATCCAGGAGTACGGGCGCTAGTTGTACCAGGCTCCCAAAAAGTAAAAAAACAGGCCGAACAAGAAGAGCTGGATAAGCTATTTGTAGAAGCTGGTTTTGAATGGCGAGATGCAGGCTGTAGCATGTGTTTAAGTATGAATAATGATGTAGTTCCGAGTGGAGAACATTGTGCTTCTACTTCCAATCGTAATTTCGAAGGGCGGCAAGGTGCGGGTGCCAGAACTCATTTAGTTAGCCCTGCAATGGCAGCAGCTGCGGCATTAAATGGAAGATTTGTGGATATTCGAAAAATGAATGCAGAATTACAAGCGACAACGTAA
- the leuB gene encoding 3-isopropylmalate dehydrogenase — protein sequence MNKRIAVLPGDGIGPEIVAGAVKILQTIESLYSHQFELTFADIGGCATDKTGTPLPNDTITICKNSDAILLGAVGGPQWDALPVEKRPEQGLLKIRKALNLFANLRPTTCYESLATSSPLKKDIIEGVDLIVVRELTGGIYFGTPSERTVIDGKPGALDTLQYKNEEIERVIEKAFEIAKTRSKKVTSVDKANVLETSRVWREIANQVAEKYPDVLLEHMLVDNAAMQLIRNPKQFDVIVTENMFGDILSDEASVLTGSLGMLASSSLSEEGPYLYEPIHGSAPDIAGENIANPLATILSVSMMLRLSFQLEKEAAIIEEAVNNVLNNGYRTRDILSPNSKIVSTTEMVEAVDKEICQLVAATHV from the coding sequence ATGAACAAAAGAATCGCCGTTTTGCCAGGTGATGGAATTGGACCTGAAATAGTAGCTGGGGCAGTCAAAATTTTGCAAACAATTGAATCTTTATATAGCCATCAGTTCGAATTAACTTTTGCTGACATTGGCGGATGTGCGACAGATAAAACTGGTACTCCATTACCTAATGATACGATTACGATCTGTAAAAATAGTGATGCCATTTTATTAGGTGCAGTAGGTGGACCGCAATGGGATGCTCTTCCTGTTGAAAAACGTCCGGAGCAAGGACTATTAAAAATAAGAAAAGCTTTGAACTTGTTCGCGAACCTTAGACCGACAACCTGTTATGAAAGTTTAGCTACCTCGTCACCTCTTAAGAAAGATATTATCGAAGGAGTTGACTTGATCGTTGTTCGTGAATTAACAGGAGGGATCTATTTTGGAACACCAAGTGAACGCACCGTAATAGATGGGAAGCCAGGGGCACTAGATACACTGCAATATAAGAATGAAGAGATTGAGCGTGTCATCGAGAAAGCCTTTGAGATTGCAAAAACGAGATCAAAAAAGGTTACTTCTGTTGATAAAGCAAATGTCTTGGAGACTAGTAGAGTATGGAGAGAGATTGCAAATCAAGTAGCAGAGAAATATCCAGATGTTTTGCTTGAGCATATGCTTGTTGATAATGCCGCAATGCAGCTTATTAGAAATCCAAAGCAATTTGATGTCATCGTTACCGAAAATATGTTTGGTGATATTTTAAGTGATGAAGCATCTGTCTTAACGGGTTCATTAGGAATGCTAGCATCAAGCAGTTTATCAGAAGAGGGGCCATATTTATATGAACCTATCCATGGTTCTGCACCAGATATAGCAGGGGAAAATATCGCAAATCCATTAGCGACGATTTTATCGGTAAGCATGATGCTACGATTATCGTTTCAACTAGAAAAAGAAGCAGCGATCATTGAAGAGGCGGTAAATAATGTCTTGAATAATGGCTATAGAACTAGAGACATTTTGTCACCAAATAGTAAAATCGTTTCGACGACGGAAATGGTAGAAGCTGTTGACAAAGAAATTTGCCAATTAGTAGCAGCGACACATGTTTAA
- a CDS encoding 2-isopropylmalate synthase, with translation MANIKIFDTTLRDGEQSPGVNLNLAEKMVIAEQLEKLNVDIIEAGFPAASKGDFLSVQQIAQKIKNSSVTGLARAVTSDIDTAWEALKDGAEPRIHVFLATSPIHRQYKLKLSKEQVIERAVAAVQYAAKRFPVIQWSAEDACRTELPFLAEIIEEVIQAGAQIINIPDTVGYITPNEYGEVFQYLKNNVPSIDKVSLSTHCHDDLGMATANSLAAIENGATQVECTINGIGERAGNASMEEIVVALHIRNDHYQERTRINLKEISRSSSLVSELTGMVVPGNKAIVGRNAFAHESGIHQDGVLKEKTTYEIISPELVGYVNNNNMVLGKHSGSHAFKTKLKELGLQVKEEDVKDLFVAFKDLADHKKEISDEDIIAIVLENKLAKEEKYYELVEVKVQHKNDNEADAMVKLSGPKNELIIQNGTGSGSVEALYNTLEMSISGQVTLNDYRIQSLGAGRDALAQVFVRVQYDQKESAGRGLDQDVLIASAKAYINAINRAILANEQFLEKV, from the coding sequence GTGGCAAACATTAAGATATTTGATACAACTTTAAGAGATGGTGAACAGTCCCCAGGTGTAAATTTAAATTTGGCAGAAAAGATGGTCATTGCGGAACAATTAGAAAAATTAAATGTAGATATTATAGAGGCAGGCTTTCCTGCTGCCTCTAAAGGTGATTTTTTATCTGTACAGCAAATAGCGCAAAAGATAAAAAATAGCTCGGTAACTGGTCTTGCAAGAGCAGTGACTTCTGATATTGATACTGCTTGGGAAGCTTTAAAAGATGGTGCAGAACCAAGAATCCATGTTTTTCTAGCAACAAGTCCCATTCATCGACAATATAAGTTAAAACTATCAAAAGAACAAGTTATTGAACGAGCTGTTGCCGCTGTTCAATACGCTGCCAAAAGATTTCCGGTTATACAATGGAGTGCCGAGGATGCTTGTCGAACGGAGCTTCCATTTCTAGCAGAGATAATAGAAGAAGTTATACAAGCTGGAGCACAAATAATTAATATACCTGATACTGTAGGGTATATTACGCCAAATGAGTATGGAGAAGTTTTTCAATATTTGAAAAATAATGTTCCGTCCATTGATAAAGTTTCCTTATCAACTCATTGTCACGATGATTTAGGAATGGCGACAGCAAACTCGCTTGCTGCTATTGAAAATGGAGCGACACAAGTAGAGTGCACCATTAATGGTATAGGAGAGAGAGCTGGAAATGCTTCTATGGAAGAAATTGTGGTAGCGCTTCATATTAGAAATGATCATTATCAGGAAAGAACAAGAATTAATCTAAAAGAGATTAGTAGATCTAGTAGCTTGGTCAGTGAATTAACCGGTATGGTAGTACCAGGGAATAAGGCGATTGTTGGTCGAAATGCATTTGCGCATGAATCTGGTATTCACCAGGACGGTGTTTTAAAGGAGAAAACTACCTATGAAATAATTTCCCCAGAACTTGTTGGCTATGTAAACAACAATAATATGGTGCTAGGAAAGCATTCGGGTAGTCATGCATTTAAAACAAAGCTGAAAGAACTAGGGCTTCAGGTAAAAGAAGAAGATGTAAAAGATCTCTTTGTTGCATTTAAGGATTTAGCAGATCATAAAAAAGAAATTTCTGATGAAGATATTATTGCTATTGTGCTAGAGAACAAGCTTGCTAAAGAAGAGAAATACTATGAATTAGTTGAGGTTAAGGTACAACATAAAAATGACAATGAAGCAGATGCAATGGTGAAGCTTTCAGGACCGAAAAATGAATTAATCATTCAAAATGGCACCGGATCAGGAAGTGTAGAAGCGCTATATAACACACTTGAAATGTCTATTTCTGGTCAAGTGACGCTAAATGATTATCGTATTCAATCTTTAGGTGCAGGAAGAGATGCCTTAGCTCAAGTTTTTGTTAGAGTACAATATGACCAAAAAGAAAGTGCAGGAAGAGGATTGGATCAAGATGTATTGATAGCATCTGCCAAGGCATATATAAATGCTATTAATAGGGCTATACTTGCGAATGAACAATTTTTGGAAAAAGTGTAG
- the ilvC gene encoding ketol-acid reductoisomerase, with product MAKMYYNGDANLGYFEGKTVAVIGYGSQGHAHALNMKDSGVHVIIGLRKGNSWNKAVEDGFNVYPVGEATAKADIVMILLPDELQTKIYNEEIKPNLTNQALMFAHGFNIHFNQIVPPSESDVLLVAPKGPGHLVRRTFEQEAGVPALFAIYQDVTGEARELALAYAKAIGALRAGALETTFKEETETDLFGEQAVLCGGLTALVKAGFETLVEAGYQPELAYFECLHELKLIVDLMYEDGMAGMRYSISDTAQWGDFVTGPRIVTEDVKKEMKAVLTDIQEGKFAKGWILENQANRPVFNAINDRESEHLIEKVGKELRAMMPFVKSSRKKEVVGSGKH from the coding sequence ATGGCTAAAATGTATTATAACGGAGACGCAAATTTAGGATATTTTGAAGGGAAAACGGTTGCTGTAATTGGTTATGGATCTCAAGGGCATGCTCATGCTTTAAATATGAAAGATAGTGGTGTTCATGTCATTATTGGATTAAGAAAAGGAAATTCATGGAATAAAGCAGTGGAAGATGGGTTTAATGTATATCCTGTTGGAGAGGCAACAGCTAAAGCGGATATTGTAATGATTTTGCTTCCTGATGAATTGCAAACAAAAATATATAATGAAGAAATTAAACCGAATTTAACAAACCAAGCATTAATGTTTGCACATGGATTTAACATCCATTTTAATCAAATCGTTCCTCCAAGTGAGAGTGATGTTCTATTAGTGGCACCAAAAGGTCCTGGTCATCTTGTGAGAAGAACATTTGAACAAGAAGCGGGTGTTCCAGCATTATTTGCTATCTACCAAGATGTTACTGGTGAAGCAAGAGAGCTTGCACTTGCATATGCAAAAGCGATTGGAGCATTACGTGCAGGAGCATTAGAAACAACATTTAAAGAAGAAACTGAGACAGATCTATTCGGTGAACAAGCGGTACTATGTGGAGGTTTAACAGCGCTAGTAAAAGCAGGCTTTGAAACATTGGTAGAAGCAGGCTATCAGCCAGAATTAGCTTACTTTGAGTGTTTACATGAGTTGAAATTGATTGTTGACCTAATGTATGAAGATGGAATGGCTGGGATGAGATATTCTATTTCTGATACAGCCCAATGGGGTGACTTTGTAACAGGACCACGTATTGTAACAGAAGATGTGAAGAAAGAGATGAAAGCTGTACTTACAGATATTCAGGAAGGAAAATTTGCTAAAGGTTGGATTTTAGAAAATCAAGCGAATAGACCAGTATTTAATGCGATTAATGATAGAGAAAGTGAACACCTAATTGAAAAGGTTGGAAAAGAATTACGCGCGATGATGCCATTTGTTAAAAGCTCAAGAAAGAAAGAAGTGGTGGGTAGTGGCAAACATTAA
- the ilvN gene encoding acetolactate synthase small subunit yields the protein MKKIISLTVLNKSGVLNRITNLFSKRNYNIESISVGHTEHEGVSRITCVVHVESDGIIEQITKQLNKQIDILKVVDITDQAIVARELALIKVLATPQTRHELYSVIEPFRASVIDVSKESLVIQITGESTKIEAFIELLKPYGIKELARTGTTAFPRGSQKAASHKSNYSIV from the coding sequence ATGAAAAAAATAATTAGTTTAACTGTCTTGAACAAATCAGGGGTATTAAACCGCATCACGAATCTTTTTTCGAAAAGAAACTACAATATTGAAAGTATATCAGTAGGCCATACAGAGCATGAAGGAGTTTCACGAATTACTTGTGTTGTACATGTAGAAAGTGATGGCATCATTGAACAAATCACGAAACAGCTAAATAAGCAGATTGATATTTTGAAAGTGGTAGATATTACTGATCAGGCAATTGTCGCAAGAGAGCTTGCTTTAATAAAAGTACTTGCTACACCACAGACTAGACATGAACTTTACTCAGTAATTGAACCATTTAGAGCTTCTGTAATCGATGTAAGCAAGGAGAGTCTTGTTATCCAAATTACAGGAGAATCAACAAAAATCGAAGCTTTTATCGAACTGCTTAAACCGTATGGGATTAAAGAACTGGCTAGAACAGGTACAACAGCGTTCCCTCGTGGATCTCAAAAGGCAGCAAGTCATAAAAGCAATTATTCTATCGTTTAA
- the ilvB gene encoding acetolactate synthase large subunit translates to MLQETAFEKTKAQVKPLTGADLLLQALEKENVEFIFGYPGGAVLPIYDKIYDSKIFHVLPRHEQGGIHAAEGYARISGKPGVVIATSGPGATNIVTGLADAMMDSLPLVVFTGQVATSVIGTDAFQEADILGITTPITKYNCQVRNLEDIPRIIKEAFYIATSGRPGPVLIDFPKDIAATISSVPDEKEVDLPGYQPTTQPNYLQIRKLTEAVSAAKKPVILAGAGVNFAKASAELLEYAEQQQIPVVHTLLGLGGFPANNKLFVGMGGMHGCYAANMALYESDLLINVGARFDDRLTGNLAHFAPNAIKAHIDIDPAEIGKIIPTKIPIVGDAKEALSMLCKQKGLQSEHSDWLEKIENWKNEYPYYYEKSNLLKPQQVMQMLYEKTKGEAIVTTDVGQHQMWAAQHYPFKESNRWVTSGGLGTMGFGLPSSIGAQLADPKATVLAISGDGGFQMCSQELALIRELNLPIKIIIFNNQALGMVRQWQEFFYESRFSHSKESFQPSFVALAEAYGIKGYQITSAEEAGDILDEVLAVREPVLLDFRIDPNENVYPMIAPGKGLHEMVGMKP, encoded by the coding sequence ATGTTACAGGAAACTGCCTTTGAAAAAACGAAGGCCCAAGTGAAACCGTTAACTGGTGCTGATCTCTTATTACAGGCTTTGGAAAAGGAAAATGTTGAATTTATTTTCGGATACCCAGGTGGAGCTGTCTTACCAATTTATGATAAGATTTACGATTCTAAAATTTTTCACGTCCTACCAAGGCATGAACAGGGAGGTATTCATGCAGCAGAAGGATATGCGAGAATCTCTGGAAAACCAGGAGTTGTAATCGCGACATCCGGTCCAGGTGCAACTAATATTGTAACAGGACTTGCTGATGCAATGATGGATTCTCTTCCGTTAGTTGTATTCACAGGGCAAGTGGCAACAAGTGTAATTGGAACAGATGCTTTTCAAGAAGCGGATATTTTAGGGATTACAACCCCGATAACCAAGTATAATTGTCAGGTTCGAAATCTTGAAGATATTCCGAGAATCATTAAAGAAGCATTTTACATTGCCACAAGTGGTAGACCAGGTCCAGTATTAATTGATTTTCCAAAGGATATTGCTGCAACCATTTCAAGTGTTCCGGATGAAAAGGAAGTAGATCTTCCTGGCTATCAACCGACAACACAACCGAATTATTTGCAGATTCGAAAATTAACAGAAGCAGTAAGTGCTGCAAAAAAACCAGTAATCCTAGCAGGTGCAGGGGTTAATTTTGCAAAGGCGAGTGCAGAATTACTTGAATATGCGGAGCAACAACAAATTCCAGTTGTACATACACTTCTTGGATTAGGCGGCTTTCCAGCAAATAACAAGTTATTTGTCGGAATGGGAGGAATGCACGGTTGTTATGCAGCCAATATGGCATTGTATGAATCAGACTTATTAATTAATGTTGGGGCAAGATTTGATGACCGTTTAACAGGAAATTTAGCCCATTTTGCACCAAACGCTATTAAAGCTCATATTGATATTGATCCAGCGGAAATTGGCAAAATTATCCCAACGAAAATTCCGATTGTGGGAGATGCGAAAGAAGCACTAAGCATGCTATGTAAGCAGAAGGGCTTACAATCAGAGCATAGTGATTGGTTGGAAAAGATTGAAAATTGGAAAAATGAGTATCCGTACTATTATGAAAAGTCGAATCTTCTTAAACCGCAGCAAGTAATGCAGATGCTTTATGAAAAGACAAAGGGTGAAGCGATTGTAACAACGGATGTGGGGCAACATCAAATGTGGGCGGCTCAACACTATCCATTTAAAGAGTCGAATCGCTGGGTAACTTCTGGTGGATTAGGAACGATGGGATTCGGATTACCATCAAGCATTGGTGCCCAATTAGCAGATCCAAAAGCGACGGTTCTAGCTATTAGCGGCGATGGAGGCTTCCAAATGTGTAGCCAGGAGCTTGCATTAATTAGGGAATTAAATTTACCGATTAAGATTATTATTTTTAATAATCAGGCGCTAGGAATGGTGAGACAGTGGCAAGAATTTTTCTATGAGTCTCGTTTTTCACATAGTAAAGAATCTTTCCAGCCTTCCTTTGTTGCATTAGCAGAAGCATATGGAATCAAAGGCTACCAAATAACTTCCGCTGAAGAAGCTGGTGACATTCTGGACGAAGTGTTAGCGGTAAGAGAACCTGTATTATTGGATTTCCGTATTGATCCAAACGAGAATGTATATCCAATGATAGCACCAGGTAAAGGATTACATGAAATGGTAGGGATGAAGCCATGA
- a CDS encoding YolD-like family protein, with translation MILKELGRSRLIVINYYKNGFLETCKGQVQKLNLIDQTIDLKDEKENTYQIRLSWIQDICAVS, from the coding sequence ATGATTCTCAAGGAGTTAGGAAGAAGTAGGCTCATTGTTATTAATTATTATAAAAATGGTTTTTTAGAAACATGTAAGGGACAAGTTCAGAAACTCAATCTAATCGATCAAACGATTGATTTAAAAGATGAAAAAGAAAATACGTATCAAATTCGATTATCGTGGATTCAAGATATTTGTGCAGTTTCTTAA
- a CDS encoding general stress protein: MTKSVVGIYDSPEATVNAIEELISKGYSPNHISVITRSEQTALIEQETEVDTATGIDQVEPTSFLDRLKTFFSDTDLEPYEKELQAGKYIVLLDNEEELEEEQMNKLDFDNNEVDVIPSQTMNTTVERKKVE, from the coding sequence ATGACAAAAAGCGTTGTAGGTATATATGATTCTCCTGAAGCAACAGTAAATGCTATTGAGGAGTTAATCTCAAAAGGATATTCTCCAAATCACATTTCCGTTATTACAAGAAGCGAACAAACAGCATTAATTGAACAAGAAACGGAAGTAGATACAGCTACTGGTATTGATCAAGTAGAACCAACATCTTTTTTAGATCGATTAAAGACTTTCTTTTCTGATACTGATTTAGAACCATATGAGAAAGAATTACAAGCAGGAAAATACATTGTTCTCTTAGATAATGAAGAAGAACTCGAAGAAGAGCAGATGAATAAATTAGACTTCGATAATAATGAGGTAGATGTCATCCCATCCCAAACGATGAATACAACGGTAGAACGTAAGAAAGTAGAGTAA
- a CDS encoding metallophosphoesterase family protein, translated as MKVLIVSDSHGMVSELGVVKKRHENEVDLFLHCGDSELSASEEVMDGYVTVQGNCDYEDRYPTETIQEIADKKIFLTHGHLYGVKSSINNLLYKAKEVGAEIACFGHSHFLGMEVVDGVLFINPGSLRLPRGRVEQTYVILTIESERFVTEVYDFHKGLLPELKSEFPR; from the coding sequence ATGAAGGTTTTGATTGTTAGCGACAGTCATGGAATGGTATCAGAATTAGGCGTTGTAAAGAAAAGGCACGAAAATGAAGTGGACTTATTTCTTCATTGTGGAGATTCTGAGCTATCTGCTAGTGAAGAAGTGATGGATGGATATGTTACGGTTCAGGGGAACTGTGATTATGAAGATAGATATCCAACCGAAACTATTCAAGAGATTGCTGATAAGAAAATTTTTTTAACACATGGTCATTTATATGGTGTGAAGTCTTCTATTAATAACCTATTGTATAAGGCGAAAGAAGTTGGGGCGGAGATTGCTTGTTTTGGCCATTCTCATTTTTTAGGGATGGAAGTAGTGGACGGCGTTCTTTTTATTAACCCAGGTAGTTTGCGTTTGCCTAGAGGAAGAGTAGAACAAACATATGTGATATTAACAATAGAGAGTGAACGATTCGTGACAGAGGTTTATGATTTTCATAAAGGCTTGCTTCCAGAATTAAAAAGTGAATTTCCTCGTTAA
- a CDS encoding XTP/dITP diphosphatase: MKEIIIATRNTGKAKEFIQMFEPIGYEVKTLLDFPDVPDVEETGSTFEENALLKAETISQLLNRVVISDDSGLVVDALNGRPGVYSARYAGEQKNDQDNMEKVLSELEGITSEERTARFCCTLAVAIPNNASLTFTGTCEGVILEERRGEFGFGYDPIFYVVAEQKAMAELPPETKNKISHRANALKKLKEQLPNVFKEGN; encoded by the coding sequence ATGAAAGAGATTATAATTGCAACAAGAAATACTGGTAAGGCAAAAGAATTTATCCAAATGTTTGAACCGATTGGCTATGAAGTAAAAACACTTTTAGATTTTCCAGATGTGCCGGATGTAGAAGAAACGGGAAGTACATTCGAAGAAAATGCTCTTCTCAAAGCAGAAACAATATCTCAACTGCTAAATCGTGTCGTTATCTCTGATGATTCTGGTCTTGTGGTGGATGCTTTAAACGGAAGACCAGGAGTATACTCGGCTCGATATGCAGGAGAACAAAAAAACGATCAAGACAATATGGAAAAGGTTTTAAGTGAGTTAGAGGGGATTACATCTGAAGAGAGAACAGCACGCTTCTGTTGTACTTTAGCAGTGGCTATTCCAAATAATGCCTCTCTAACATTTACTGGCACCTGTGAAGGGGTTATCTTGGAGGAAAGAAGAGGAGAGTTTGGATTTGGCTATGATCCAATCTTTTATGTAGTGGCAGAGCAAAAGGCGATGGCGGAATTGCCTCCAGAGACTAAAAATAAAATTAGTCACCGTGCAAATGCATTGAAAAAACTAAAAGAACAGTTACCTAATGTTTTTAAGGAAGGGAACTAG
- a CDS encoding GerMN domain-containing protein, which translates to MSKNNKLTIVSAVLISSVLISGCSLLGDKEKVDPPQSTSYEDDAVKENADKETAGEVATEDAMPIELYLMDKYGYVVPQTLNLPKTNSIAKESLEYLVKGGKVTEMLPNDFQAVIPQDTKISINVDEDKVATVDFSNEFKEYEAKDEEKILQSITWTLTQFDSIDSVKLSLNGHELTEMPVNKTPIQGALTRADGININTDDVTDITNTKPLTVYYIGGDLDSYYYVPVTKRVSNGEENNVAAAVGELIEGPGMGASPSLTSLLPDDVKLLDDPVVEDGKVTLNFNENIYSSGLDGEEKVLADEVLNSLVLSLTEQEGIESVAVTVNGEADLVNAEGESLTKPVTRPEKVNTGSF; encoded by the coding sequence ATGTCTAAGAATAACAAATTGACCATAGTTTCTGCGGTTTTAATATCATCTGTGTTGATTTCTGGGTGTAGCTTATTGGGAGATAAAGAAAAAGTAGATCCACCTCAAAGTACATCCTATGAAGATGATGCAGTGAAAGAAAATGCGGACAAAGAAACAGCGGGAGAAGTTGCTACAGAGGATGCAATGCCTATTGAATTATATTTAATGGATAAATATGGGTACGTTGTTCCGCAAACTTTAAATCTGCCAAAAACAAATTCGATTGCAAAAGAGAGCCTTGAATATTTAGTCAAGGGTGGTAAAGTAACGGAAATGCTGCCAAATGACTTTCAGGCAGTAATTCCCCAAGATACAAAAATTAGTATCAATGTTGATGAAGATAAAGTGGCTACTGTTGATTTTTCAAATGAGTTTAAAGAGTATGAAGCAAAGGATGAAGAGAAAATCTTACAATCTATAACATGGACATTGACACAGTTTGATTCCATTGATTCTGTAAAGCTATCTCTAAACGGTCATGAATTAACAGAGATGCCGGTAAATAAAACACCGATTCAAGGTGCTTTGACAAGAGCAGATGGTATTAACATTAATACAGATGACGTAACAGATATTACAAATACAAAACCATTAACTGTTTATTATATTGGTGGAGATTTAGATTCGTATTATTATGTTCCAGTAACTAAGCGTGTTAGCAATGGGGAAGAAAACAATGTTGCAGCAGCAGTAGGGGAGCTAATAGAAGGACCAGGTATGGGAGCGTCACCATCATTAACAAGCTTACTACCTGATGATGTGAAGCTATTAGATGATCCAGTAGTAGAAGATGGGAAGGTTACATTAAACTTCAATGAAAATATTTATTCAAGCGGACTTGATGGAGAAGAAAAAGTGCTTGCTGATGAGGTATTAAATTCTTTAGTACTTTCTTTAACGGAACAAGAAGGCATTGAAAGTGTTGCTGTTACGGTGAATGGAGAGGCTGATTTAGTAAATGCAGAGGGAGAGAGCTTGACTAAACCAGTTACTCGTCCAGAAAAAGTGAATACAGGTAGTTTTTAA